A stretch of the Streptosporangium sp. NBC_01755 genome encodes the following:
- a CDS encoding DUF3068 domain-containing protein, with the protein MTRARIPRAVFTGAGAFLLTLAALLRFYVYESVLVLPLEQGRTYRMVALDADYFDMGTLTSHTGVPLVSTTTLSGDAGAGTADTAVWVEFTSLTTSAGDRIDYHERRTAFDRRTGMVVDCCETYVDEDPDARQSGLAFRLPFRAEPRSYPMYDTTLRLAVPLRYERQEQINGLRTYRYTYTAGPVKIEDFPEQFPGKVLGLPGWRAIGVSRYAQVTRTLWVEPESGLTVKVRERHRQGLRTPDGIERKKSLRADLVMSDEDVAARVSDVRAFTRWVLVVRDLLPGVFLAAGLALVFWGLRPRRPPRAPEPVGAAPEREHG; encoded by the coding sequence GTGACCCGGGCCAGGATCCCCCGGGCGGTGTTCACGGGCGCGGGCGCCTTCCTTCTCACGCTCGCCGCGCTGCTCCGCTTCTACGTCTACGAGAGCGTGCTGGTCCTGCCACTGGAGCAGGGCAGGACCTACCGGATGGTCGCGCTGGACGCCGACTACTTCGACATGGGCACGCTGACCTCGCACACGGGTGTCCCGCTGGTGTCCACCACGACGTTGAGCGGGGACGCCGGAGCCGGGACCGCGGACACGGCGGTGTGGGTGGAGTTCACCTCATTAACGACCTCCGCCGGGGACAGGATCGACTATCACGAGCGTCGGACCGCCTTCGACCGCCGTACCGGGATGGTCGTCGACTGCTGCGAGACCTACGTCGACGAGGACCCCGACGCCCGGCAGTCGGGCCTGGCCTTCCGCCTGCCGTTCCGCGCCGAGCCGCGCTCGTACCCGATGTACGACACGACGCTCCGGCTGGCCGTCCCGCTCCGCTACGAGCGCCAGGAGCAGATCAACGGTCTGCGGACCTACCGCTACACCTACACGGCCGGCCCAGTGAAGATCGAGGACTTCCCCGAGCAGTTCCCCGGCAAGGTGCTGGGCCTGCCCGGCTGGCGGGCCATCGGCGTCTCCCGCTACGCCCAGGTGACCCGCACGCTCTGGGTCGAGCCGGAGAGCGGCCTGACCGTGAAGGTGAGGGAACGGCACCGCCAGGGCCTGCGCACCCCCGACGGCATCGAGCGCAAGAAGAGCCTCAGGGCCGACCTGGTGATGTCCGATGAGGACGTCGCCGCCCGGGTCTCCGACGTCCGTGCCTTCACCCGCTGGGTCCTCGTCGTCCGCGATCTGCTGCCCGGGGTCTTCCTCGCCGCCGGTCTGGCGCTGGTCTTCTGGGGCCTGCGTCCTCGAAGACCTCCCCGGGCTCCGGAGCCCGTCGGTGCCGCTCCGGAGCGTGAGCACGGATGA
- a CDS encoding methyltransferase domain-containing protein: MLRSTWFVLLRGGAALETSRAPFRATLGRSIALLGGFRKEQSDPDFFYGMLARDTVAQLASYTELDGALVADVGGGPGYFTDVLRSVGARPVCVDCDAGEMTARQGAAPEGAVLGSALDLPLATGSVDVCFSSNVLEHVPEPWRMADEMVRVTRPGGVIYLSFTNWLSPWGGHETSPWHYLGGHRAAERYTRRYGRPPKNVYGAGLYPVSVGAALRWARRQPDATVLDALPRYHPRWATPVIHVPGLREIVSWNLLLILRRH; this comes from the coding sequence ATGCTCCGCTCCACCTGGTTCGTTCTACTCCGTGGAGGAGCAGCATTGGAGACCTCCCGGGCACCGTTCCGTGCTACCCTGGGCCGGTCCATCGCCCTGCTCGGCGGCTTCCGCAAGGAGCAGAGCGATCCGGACTTCTTCTACGGCATGCTGGCCCGGGACACGGTGGCCCAGCTCGCCTCCTACACCGAACTGGACGGCGCGCTCGTCGCCGACGTCGGTGGCGGCCCCGGCTACTTCACGGACGTGCTGCGGTCCGTGGGCGCCCGGCCGGTCTGCGTGGACTGCGACGCGGGCGAGATGACGGCCCGCCAGGGCGCCGCTCCGGAGGGCGCGGTGCTGGGCAGCGCGCTCGACCTGCCGCTGGCGACCGGCTCGGTGGATGTCTGCTTCTCCTCCAACGTGCTGGAGCACGTGCCGGAACCGTGGCGGATGGCCGACGAGATGGTCCGGGTGACCCGCCCCGGCGGTGTGATCTACCTGTCCTTCACCAACTGGCTCTCGCCCTGGGGCGGCCACGAGACCTCGCCCTGGCACTACCTCGGCGGCCACCGCGCCGCCGAACGCTACACCCGCAGGTACGGCAGACCGCCCAAGAACGTCTACGGCGCCGGCCTCTATCCCGTCTCGGTCGGCGCGGCGCTGCGCTGGGCCAGGCGGCAGCCGGACGCCACGGTCCTGGACGCCCTGCCCCGCTACCACCCGCGCTGGGCGACCCCGGTGATCCACGTTCCCGGGCTGCGCGAGATCGTGAGCTGGAACCTGCTGCTCATCCTGCGCCGCCACTGA
- a CDS encoding acyltransferase family protein, whose product MRAIASFAVLVFHVASESGAALRDGFGGALLSRGDVAVPIFFALSGLLLYRPYAAALLCGTPDVHTRSYLWKRAVRILPAYWLVVVVTMFIWSRDHVSDAWSWLTLLTLNQNYVTEPWWFGLGPKGLAQMWSLSVEMAFYLLLPLLAAGLAAFARRGGADVHRRARRLLMGLGVLIALSFAWTLLTYYPEYRPFLNSWPPRSMIFFAVGMALAVVLAWIRATPDTDSPARRFERAVWASPGSWWLVAALAYAVAASPVTGTRFLGIDGVWSGLFELALYAIVALCLLVPATLPPPGDSPVKALLANPVMGFLGRISYGVFLWQFAAIYLWYGFTEQQQFSGDFLANLVPITVITLVMATLTYLFVEQPAQRLNRLVRPPLRPEPAEGSDLQPVRRTPETSKG is encoded by the coding sequence GTGCGGGCCATCGCCTCGTTCGCGGTGCTCGTCTTCCATGTCGCGAGCGAGTCCGGTGCCGCGCTGCGCGACGGCTTCGGCGGCGCGTTGCTCTCCCGCGGCGACGTGGCGGTGCCGATCTTCTTCGCGCTCTCCGGGCTGCTGCTCTACCGCCCCTACGCGGCCGCGCTACTGTGCGGGACCCCCGACGTCCACACCCGTTCCTACCTGTGGAAGCGGGCGGTGCGCATCCTGCCCGCCTACTGGCTGGTGGTCGTGGTGACCATGTTCATCTGGTCGCGCGACCACGTCTCCGACGCCTGGAGCTGGCTGACGCTCCTGACCCTCAACCAGAACTACGTCACCGAGCCCTGGTGGTTCGGCCTGGGGCCCAAGGGCCTGGCCCAGATGTGGAGCCTCTCGGTCGAGATGGCCTTCTACCTTCTGCTCCCGCTGCTCGCGGCGGGCCTGGCCGCCTTCGCCCGGCGCGGCGGGGCGGACGTGCACCGGCGGGCCCGGCGGCTGCTGATGGGCCTGGGCGTGCTGATCGCACTCTCCTTCGCCTGGACGCTGCTGACCTACTATCCGGAGTACCGGCCCTTCCTGAACAGCTGGCCGCCCCGGTCGATGATCTTCTTCGCCGTGGGGATGGCGCTGGCCGTGGTGCTGGCCTGGATCCGCGCCACCCCGGACACCGACTCCCCCGCCCGGCGTTTCGAACGGGCGGTGTGGGCCTCCCCCGGCTCGTGGTGGCTGGTCGCCGCCCTGGCGTACGCCGTCGCCGCCTCCCCCGTGACCGGAACCCGCTTCCTCGGCATCGACGGCGTCTGGTCGGGCCTGTTCGAGCTGGCCCTCTACGCGATCGTGGCCCTGTGCCTGCTCGTCCCGGCCACGCTGCCACCGCCGGGCGACTCACCGGTGAAGGCCCTGCTCGCCAACCCGGTGATGGGCTTCCTCGGCCGCATCTCCTACGGCGTCTTCCTCTGGCAGTTCGCGGCCATCTACCTGTGGTACGGCTTCACCGAGCAGCAGCAGTTCTCCGGCGACTTCCTGGCCAACCTGGTCCCCATCACCGTCATCACGCTCGTGATGGCCACCCTGACCTACCTGTTCGTGGAACAGCCCGCCCAGCGTCTCAACCGCCTCGTGCGCCCGCCCCTGCGCCCGGAGCCCGCGGAGGGATCGGACCTGCAACCCGTACGGCGGACCCCGGAGACCTCCAAGGGCTAG
- a CDS encoding DUF3068 domain-containing protein: protein MRRVVGVTLLAVGAFLVVLAPLVRFQIGGNLIAAPAAQYGISKLEATGAQYFSAKELKVMTGDLTITVTTRGDVSQFQGDRVVWDEFTVVNDPTNDNPSFSFGQRRSAFNKYTGEGINCCAVNIDKKPSKLEGQIYKFPFDVEKKTYKVFNSVAGVAFDATFVGEEDVNGLPAYKFEQVAPETKTETHGIPASIMGVKDAKGKDVKGDVQVDRFYEGKNTYWIEPVTGSPVKQEQQRNDVLRTQDGAHSIVAFAATVKMTSQTVDELVRNATEGKNQITLLKVTIPAILVLLGLALLVTGFLLVRRTGRG from the coding sequence ATGCGTCGGGTCGTCGGAGTGACCCTGTTAGCCGTCGGGGCGTTCCTCGTTGTGCTCGCGCCGCTGGTGCGGTTCCAGATCGGCGGCAACCTGATCGCGGCTCCGGCCGCCCAATACGGGATCAGCAAGCTGGAGGCCACCGGGGCGCAGTACTTCAGCGCCAAGGAGCTCAAGGTGATGACCGGCGACCTGACCATCACCGTCACCACCCGCGGGGACGTGTCCCAGTTCCAGGGCGACCGGGTCGTCTGGGACGAGTTCACCGTGGTCAACGACCCGACGAACGATAACCCGAGCTTCTCGTTCGGCCAGCGGCGCAGTGCTTTCAACAAGTACACCGGCGAGGGCATCAACTGCTGCGCGGTGAACATCGACAAGAAGCCCAGCAAGCTTGAGGGACAGATCTACAAGTTCCCCTTCGACGTCGAGAAGAAGACCTACAAGGTCTTCAACTCCGTCGCGGGCGTGGCCTTCGACGCCACCTTCGTCGGCGAGGAGGACGTCAACGGCCTGCCGGCGTACAAGTTCGAGCAGGTGGCCCCGGAGACGAAGACCGAGACCCATGGCATCCCCGCTTCGATCATGGGCGTGAAGGACGCGAAGGGCAAGGACGTGAAGGGCGACGTCCAGGTGGACCGGTTCTACGAGGGCAAGAACACCTACTGGATCGAGCCGGTGACCGGCTCACCGGTCAAGCAGGAGCAGCAGCGCAACGACGTCCTGAGGACCCAGGACGGCGCCCACAGCATCGTCGCCTTCGCGGCGACGGTCAAGATGACCTCCCAGACCGTCGACGAGCTGGTGCGCAACGCCACCGAGGGCAAGAACCAGATCACCCTGCTCAAGGTGACGATCCCGGCGATCCTGGTGCTGCTGGGGCTCGCCCTGCTGGTCACCGGATTCCTCCTGGTCCGCCGGACCGGCCGGGGCTGA
- a CDS encoding decaprenyl-phosphate phosphoribosyltransferase, with protein MNEKAVAGHTSPDAPEPTLSGARRFSPVALARACRPRQWLKNALVFAAPAAAGVLGTAQGLLGALIAFVAFCLAAGGTYLLNDAADVEADRRHPRKRHRPVAAGLVSVRLAWTVGVLLIVLAPAFAALSGDWRLPAVVVGYLALTFAYTYWLKHEVVVDLVAVAGCHVIRAFGGAVAVDVPVTSWFLVVISLGSLQLVAGKREAELRASAGGNSTRAILAAYTPGYLAGVRMMSSGAMIVTYCLWALNDHPGPFYGISIVPFLLIVLRHNLLVDRGVGEEPEELALRDRPTQVFVALLLVSLALGIYPP; from the coding sequence GTGAACGAGAAAGCGGTGGCCGGGCACACCTCCCCTGACGCTCCGGAACCCACCCTCTCAGGCGCCCGGAGGTTCTCGCCCGTCGCCCTTGCCCGGGCCTGCCGCCCGCGCCAGTGGCTGAAGAACGCCCTGGTGTTCGCGGCCCCGGCGGCGGCCGGCGTACTGGGAACCGCCCAGGGCCTGCTGGGCGCGCTGATCGCCTTCGTGGCGTTCTGCCTGGCCGCCGGCGGCACCTACCTGCTCAACGACGCCGCCGACGTCGAGGCCGACCGCCGCCACCCGCGCAAGCGCCACCGCCCCGTCGCGGCGGGCCTGGTCTCGGTACGGCTCGCGTGGACCGTCGGAGTCCTGCTCATCGTGCTCGCCCCGGCGTTCGCCGCGCTGTCGGGTGACTGGCGGCTGCCGGCCGTCGTCGTCGGATACCTGGCGCTGACCTTCGCCTACACCTACTGGCTCAAGCACGAGGTGGTGGTGGACCTGGTCGCGGTCGCGGGCTGCCACGTGATCCGCGCCTTCGGCGGGGCGGTCGCCGTGGATGTGCCGGTGACGAGCTGGTTCCTTGTGGTGATCTCGCTCGGCTCGCTCCAGCTCGTGGCGGGCAAACGGGAGGCCGAGCTGCGCGCCTCCGCCGGCGGCAACTCCACCCGCGCCATCCTGGCCGCCTACACCCCCGGCTACCTGGCCGGTGTCCGGATGATGTCGTCCGGCGCCATGATCGTGACCTACTGCCTGTGGGCGCTCAACGACCACCCGGGACCGTTCTACGGGATCAGCATCGTGCCCTTCCTGCTCATCGTGCTGCGGCACAATCTGCTGGTGGACCGGGGAGTGGGGGAGGAGCCGGAGGAGCTCGCCCTGCGCGACCGGCCCACCCAGGTGTTCGTCGCGCTCCTGCTCGTCTCGCTCGCCCTCGGGATCTACCCGCCTTGA
- a CDS encoding FAD-binding oxidoreductase, with the protein MTFLTGWGRTAPTPARLARPRSAEEVAELVRRAPGRGVAVRGLGRSYGDAAQNSGGLVLDCTALTSWSLDETTGLVVAAAGLSLHDLMGALVPLGWFVPVTPGTRHVTVGGAVAADVHGKNHHADSSFGAHLRSLTLVTADGAGRTLTPGDDLFWATVGGMGLTGVITEAVFQCLPIETSRVRVDVERTRDLDHTLETMAATDHRYRYTVAWIDLLASGGRMGRSVLTRGDHATRDELPRGADPLAFAPGFAVKAPGWAPNGLLNQVTVRAFNEAWYRRSRPGTGLIQGLAPFFHPLDSVNGWNRVYGSRGFVQYQFLVPFGEEATLRRIVSRLSADGVVSFLTVLKRFGPGTPGMLSFPVPGWTLALDIPAGRRGLAGLLREFDGWVAGAGGRIYLAKDSRMSAETMAAMYPRLAEWREVRDEVDPAGVFCSDLARRLSL; encoded by the coding sequence ATGACCTTCCTGACCGGCTGGGGCCGTACCGCGCCGACCCCCGCGCGCCTGGCCAGGCCCCGCTCCGCCGAGGAGGTCGCCGAGCTGGTGCGGCGGGCGCCGGGCCGGGGCGTCGCGGTCCGGGGACTCGGCCGCTCCTACGGCGACGCCGCGCAGAACTCCGGCGGTCTGGTCCTCGACTGCACCGCGCTGACCTCGTGGTCCCTGGACGAGACAACCGGCCTGGTCGTCGCCGCCGCCGGGCTGAGCCTGCACGACCTGATGGGCGCCCTGGTGCCCCTGGGCTGGTTCGTCCCGGTCACCCCGGGCACCAGGCACGTGACGGTCGGCGGGGCCGTGGCGGCGGACGTGCACGGCAAGAACCACCACGCCGACTCCTCCTTCGGCGCCCACCTGCGCTCCCTGACCCTCGTCACGGCCGACGGCGCCGGCCGTACGCTGACCCCGGGCGACGACCTGTTCTGGGCCACGGTCGGCGGGATGGGGCTCACCGGTGTGATCACCGAGGCGGTGTTCCAGTGCCTGCCGATCGAGACCTCCCGGGTGCGGGTGGACGTCGAGCGCACCCGGGACCTGGACCACACGCTGGAGACGATGGCGGCCACCGATCACCGCTACCGCTACACGGTCGCCTGGATCGACCTGCTCGCCTCCGGCGGCCGGATGGGCCGCAGCGTGCTCACCAGGGGAGACCACGCGACCCGCGACGAGCTGCCGCGCGGTGCCGACCCGCTGGCGTTCGCTCCCGGTTTCGCGGTGAAGGCCCCCGGCTGGGCGCCGAACGGCCTGCTCAACCAGGTGACCGTACGGGCCTTCAACGAGGCCTGGTACCGGAGGTCGCGCCCCGGCACCGGTCTCATCCAGGGGCTCGCGCCCTTCTTCCACCCGCTGGACTCGGTGAACGGCTGGAACCGGGTCTACGGCTCGCGCGGTTTCGTCCAGTACCAGTTCCTGGTGCCCTTCGGCGAGGAGGCGACGCTGCGCCGGATCGTCTCGCGGCTGTCGGCCGACGGGGTGGTCTCCTTTCTCACCGTGCTCAAGCGGTTCGGTCCGGGCACGCCGGGGATGCTGTCCTTCCCGGTCCCCGGCTGGACGCTCGCCCTGGACATCCCCGCCGGCCGGCGGGGGCTGGCCGGGCTGCTGCGCGAGTTCGACGGCTGGGTGGCCGGGGCGGGCGGGCGGATCTACCTGGCCAAGGACTCGCGGATGTCGGCCGAGACGATGGCCGC